The genomic interval CGTGACATAGGGCGGTCTTTGGGTACACTATGGTTCCTCTTAGGATGGTGCTTTGGGAATGATGTATGTGTATGATGCATCGTTACCCTGCTCTactcgacatcttctcctGATTCAGGCTTGCCAAACATCCCCTTTATGCTTTCCCATAACTTCTCGTCGCCCTGTTTTCGAAGTCTGTCCTCAACTTCGGCGGCGGACAACCAAGCAAAGGCGGAATAGCctgatgaggaagaaagggaggGTTCACCTGCGAGGATGTGGCCTCGGAGGAAGAATGTCTAGAGAATTAGTGGGTATCAGCACAAATTCGTCAGAAGCGCAATTCGTAATAGTAAATTGCCATGTTTCACGAGGACAcgggaaggaaaggaaggactTGAGACAGTGAGCGGTTGTACTCACTCTCGACGCTCCGTCCTTGACGACGCCTACTGGTTTTCTAGTGACCAACCAGCTATCCATTCCTATTCCACCCAAACTGCCCTCTACACCTATAACCTTCTCCGTCACTGCCTCATCCAAAGCTTCCAATCTCTCCACTTGTGTTTGTGGGAAAGTCCATTTCTTATTTTGTTCTTGTTGCACCAAACAAaatacctcttcttcgggATACCTCTccaaactcttctctcctctcttcgtctccgcATCGGAATTCTCAAAATGATCTCTGGACAAGATCTCGTATTCCGTCTCAGGGGGGATATCACCTCCTACGTCTGGTGCTGAACCGGCAATCCGAGGACCGTAGATTTTGGAAGAGTATTCGTGGTCTGAGAGAAGATGTCGtcgcagagggagagagccTGACTTGAAGTAGAAttcaagagggagaggggaggatAGGGCATGTTGAACGGATTGCGAGTGGGAGTAATAGGCCGATTCGAaaggtgtaggtgtgggCGTAATGAGAGGAGGTCGGGATAGTAGTAAAGATGCGATTAAGGGAGGAGGGGTCGTtgctgaagaggaggagaatcgTTGGATCACTGTGCACGAACAAAGATACCAGGCCGATTTGATCATTAGCATACACACCTCACAGATGGTGGAACGGGCGACTTGACTTACCAGCTTTGCGAGGGACGGATCCACAAGCTTTTGTTAATGATCGGGAAGCGAATGACATTGTGCTGTAGATATCAGTCGAAAGAAGTCTATGTTGAGTCCAGTAAGAGATACAGCGAAGAATCTAACGATACGTCGATACACCGAAATTTCAGAGATGGTTCAAagcgaaagaaagaaagaccCGGAGCAAAGAATAGGTGAAACTTGTTAATTCCCCCCTCTTTACTTTGGGTTGTGGATTTATACAAACCTCCACTCTGCTTCGTGGCAAAATTAACTTTCTGTGTGATTTTGCTTCTTCAACTATCTCTGTCTTTCTGAACGATCGTTGTAGATCGTGAGAGACGTTGCGATTGACATAACCATAGTGCTGCGAAGAGCACTCGCGCTCCGTCGTCATTCTAATTCACCACTCAGTTTTATTCCGACTCATATCACTAGTTTTGCATTTATTACCAAACGATCAACACATACCCTTTCAACTATTACGCAGAACGACGGAAACACACAAATTATCGAACGATTTCATCATCGCTTGACTAGACTACACAACGCTCACGATCGCTTATCATCtctcatcatgtccaccAACAATGtcgcatcctcttcctcttcttctcccggCGTACCTTCCCCCACTACATCTTTTGCCTCCTACCTCCCCCACCTCACGACCGCCCTGGACACATTGACCACTCACGCTGCGGCTCTGCCCAACAAGTCGGACATATCGTTCCATCGAACTCTCGATCGGGGATTCGCAAAAGACTTGGACAAAGCTAGCGAGAGGGTCCTACAGATGACAGAACGTCTTTTGAGTCTGGTGGAGATCAGTCAGAAGGGCAACAAGgcgaaagggaaggggaaggcggTTTCTGCAAATACGCAagtgaggagaaggaagatggaagacgaggacgatgtggtCGATGGATTCAGAGGTGGTGTCGTGGGTGTTGTTGATGGGTTGTTGGAAGATGCAGTGAGTATCAATGGTCACGTTGTGTTGTAAGTGTACCAGCTGATGGTAAGCTAGGACTCCGCCTTGGACGATCTGAGGGGagataagaagaaggcagcGATCGCTGTCAAGCCGTCATTAGCTGCTGCTGCGGGTCAAAAGGTGAGCCAGTTGTTGATATACCGCTTCAGCTGGTAACGTGTGattgatctcgtcttcgtctaGATCCCCGGACCATTTGCCAAGTCCAGAGAACGATTGCCCGTTGCTTTGTACCATGCTACAGACCTCACGAAACCACAGTTACTATTCCATGACCCAGTCAACAACTTCATCACCGAACCGTGGAAACCTTCGCTCACTACGAAACCTCACTCTATGGTCCCACTCGATTTTGTCCCTCCACTCGAATACGATttgaccgaagaagaagagatggatcCTTCAAAAGAATATTGGCGTAGAGAAAAGGAAgttcgacttcgacaacaTCCCTACTTCTACGAGACGAGACATCTCCCATATCCTACATCGATGTTCATCGATTCTCCTCCCATCCCACCGAAAAGCTTCGAGGAAACGCCATTCGAATTCGTCGATACACCCCAAAAACTGGaaaagatggtggagaagttgaaagTGGCTAAGGAGATTGCGGTGGATTTGGAACATCATCAAATGAGGAGTTTCTCAGGGTTCACATGCTTGATGCAGATTTCAACGAGAGAGCAGGATTGGGTTATTGATACGCTCGCATTGAGAAGGGAGATCAGAGAAGGCAAGCTGGGAGATGTCATGA from Kwoniella shandongensis chromosome 4, complete sequence carries:
- a CDS encoding mitochondrial 54S ribosomal protein mL46, coding for MSFASRSLTKACGSVPRKAVIQRFSSSSATTPPPLIASLLLSRPPLITPTPTPFESAYYSHSQSVQHALSSPLPLEFYFKSGSLPLRRHLLSDHEYSSKIYGPRIAGSAPDVGGDIPPETEYEILSRDHFENSDAETKRGEKSLERYPEEEVFCLVQQEQNKKWTFPQTQVERLEALDEAVTEKVIGVEGSLGGIGMDSWLVTRKPVGVVKDGASRTFFLRGHILAGEPSLSSSSGYSAFAWLSAAEVEDRLRKQGDEKLWESIKGMFGKPESGEDVE